The Fusarium poae strain DAOMC 252244 chromosome 2, whole genome shotgun sequence nucleotide sequence ACAGTTTCCAAACAAActcaaagagaaagataTCCTACCATAAACCGTTACCTACCGTCGATTTGTCCACTTGCTCCATTTCCCCCACATCACGTTTCTCTTCACACTGCGATTGTCTCTAACTGTCCATGTCGAACATGTCAAAGCCGATACGTGAAGCCGAGCCATTGCGGGGTCGGAGTGGGGCCGATGCGAACCTCCAAGAAGCATTGGACTTTTTCCGTCGGGGGTTCATTGACCGGGACATACCCGCGGGAGAGACTTTATACGGAAAGGCAACGATCAACGGGAACATGAGCAATGGTCGACCGGTATCATTCCGACTCATTGACAATTATGTAAAAGACGATACATAAAAATGCAAGTCATCGAATGCTTCATTTCTCCAAACACAGCATTCCTCTCACAAATCACCAACCTCAATTTGTTCTCACTCTATCCTACAGTTCACTACTTCGGACTCAACGCACATCATCATGGCTCCAGGCATCATTGAAGGAACTCCCCCAGACAGTTACTCTTCTACCTCTGGGAAACCCACCGTCTACCTCCTTGACAATTTCCATCCCCAAGTCCTTGACTATGCCAAAGAGAACTTCGACGCCATCACACTAGATGACCCACGCCACAGCCAATGGCGACAAGAAGCACGTTACCTCCTCGTGAGATCTTCTCGTTTGACGGAACAGGATATCAAGTCATGCCCCAATTTGATTGCCATTGGCAAGCAGGGCGTTGGCGTCGATAAGATTGACACAAATGCATGCGCTGCTCGTGgcattaaagtctttaatacaCCCGGAGTAAATGCGCGAGCAGTCGCTGAGCTTGTTTTAACTCTTGCCACTGCTTCTGCCCGTCAAGTTGGCTCCATCATCGCCAAGCAGTCATCTGGCATTTCTGTCCCAAAGGAGAAGTGCTCTGGTTTGATCCTTCATGAAAAGACCATTGGTATCCTAGGAATGGGCAATATCGGCAAGTGTGTCGCCAAGATCTTCAGAGGTGCTTTTGATGCAGATGTCGTTGCATACGATCCTTTCCTACCTGCAGATGCTTGGGCTGAAATTCCCCACACACGCGCTACTTCGGTTGAGGAGGTCTTGGGGTCATCGGATGTCATCACTGTGCATATGCCATTGACGCCCGAGACGAGGAATCTCATTGACTATGATcaaatgaagaagatgaagaagactgcCATTGTTATCAACACTGCACGAGGCGGTATTGTTAACGAGGCTGATCTCGAGAAGGCTTTGTCAGAAGGTCTTATCTGGGGAGCAGGTCTCGATTGCCATGAGGAAGAGCCACCAAGTTACGAGAAGTATAGTTCTCTCTGGGAGAGTGGAAAGGTTCTCAGCACGCCGCATATCGGAGCTGCTACGGCTGAGACACAGATGCAAACAGGCATGGCGGCGGCGAGATATCTTTTGGAATTTGCATTGAGTAATGCGTAGATTAACATAGACTGCAGATTAAATTACTATGGATTTTCACATGTTGGAAACTTGGAGGCCTGGATGAAAGTTTAAGAGATCGTAAAAAAACCAATGAATTTTCACACTGTTGGCGTTTGGCTTTTTTTGTCTGCGGGGTAAATCACGTGAAATGAACCAAATCGATTGCGGCATTCTCTATATTAATGCTAGTCGAATCCCCGGGTGGCTGGTAAATGACGACAAGTTCTAGGTCATCCTCCCTAGATATGTCAAAACCACAATGATTTCCTCGTTGCCTACACGTCTCCCTCGACTGCCAGCTTGCCAGGCATGTGCTTCAAGAAAGACAAAGTGCGATAATGGTCGGCCGAGTTGTTCCTCGTGTGAGAGAACTGGTCTTGAATGTCTCATCGTTACTTCAGACGCAGATGGCAATAGTCAATTATCCCGAACGTAAGATGTTTGTATTTCGTGAAGGATCTGGAAATAATTAACGGATTACTcagattgattgatgagtTGGAAAGGAAAGAACAGGCTTTATCTGAAAGACTAAGAGAACTTGAGGCCAGCGCGGCGACTCATGATCCTGGTACTGCAGATACCTTTAGTCCAGACGACCGACATGGGAAAAATTCAATAGCAGCTTCTTCGCCAGCGACACGAGAAGGGGCTAGTATAAGGTATGAAAGTCTTGAAAATCTACTGGTTGATGCTTAAGTGGCAAAAACTCAGGGTCTCGGCTTCAGAGTTCTAATATAAAAACTCCAAGTGCTTGACCTAAAAATGAACTGCATGCTGATCATTTATTTCATGATAGTTTTATTGCGCACTTGTTCTCTGATGCAAATTGGAGAAAGTCTCATGCCGGTTTATTGCGAACACTAGCCGATGCACCAGCTGTAGGAGAGATATCGATAGCTCCCTGCTCATTACCTTCAGCGAATGAAACGCAGATGCTGTTTGAGAAATAGTAAGTTCCATATGAACCTTGTGTAATCACCTCTAATTGAGATAGTTTGAGCTGGGCACACATTCAGAATCCTTTTCTCCTCCGTCGAAGCATTTGGGCACTTCATCACCGCTTATTCAATAATCAGGACGCTTCTGCTTCCATAACTGACCATGACTTGTTTAGAGCGTTCATGATTTGTGCTATTGGAGCCGTGCTTCCTTATCGGAATAGGGTGCATGATCGGCATCCGGGAGCGTATTACAATGCCGCACTACAGTACCTGGGTACTGGATTTTTGACCAGAGGACTAGATTCTGTGCAGGATCTTTTGCTTATATGTAGATTTGGAATCTACCATCCTATCGGTATGTAACATTTGTCGAATGGTTAGCTGTCTTGTCTTACTTTGTATACAGGCACATCTGTATGGGACGTCGTGAGAATTTGCGGCCGCCTTTGTATTGAGCTTGGGTTACATGATGACCCAAGTGTCCGGGGCGACTTATTACAAACACAACTTATGCGGAGGGTGTTTTGGCAATTCTACCTAATTGATAGATACAGTTCAACGACACTAGACCGACCTTTCCTtatcgacgacgacgatatcAAAACCAAATTTCCTGTTGGAGCAAGCGATGAAGAGCTAGAAGCAGCCAACAGCCAAGTCCAATACCTTGACTCGGTTGACATTAATCGTGAACCAAATGTACAGAATGAGATGACCGTCTTTTATGTATCATTGAGGCTTCGACAGGTGTCATCGCGTATTCAAACCGAGTTCTCAAAGTTGCGACGCAAGGTCACTGGCTCTCCTTCCAAACATCTTCTTCCGGGGCATATTCATGTCGTCATGTCCAAGCTTCTGCAAGACTTGCAGGACTGGAGGAATAGCAACCCCATTATTCAAGAACCTGGTTGTCTATATGAGACGCAAGAGTGGTACGACCTTTTGCTTGCTCGAGAGCGACTATCTGTTTTGAGAAGAGCTATAGACCTCGTCCCGAAAGTCAATGGATCACCGCCAAAGGGAATATTGACAGTCTTTTTGAGGTCGGCTGTGGAGACTATTTATCGTTATCATAGTCTATGGTATCAGAAGGGACAGATGATGACACATACACGAAGTTACTTTCACATGCTCTTCACTGCAGGACTATCGGTCATGTACTGTACTTCTGTGTCGAAGACGATCGCAGCAGAGGATCTACGTGCCTCATATGAAGGATTGTTGCGGTGTCAGGAATTGCTGACTAGCGTCGCTAAACAACTTCCTGATGCTAGCAACTACGTATCTGTCTTTGAGGCACTCTTTCGAGATGTATCCCAAAGGCTGTGGCCAAAGGAAAGCGAGTCAAACATGCCAGCTGATACCTCCATGGCGGCACCGTCCGGCTCAGAAGGCCAAGTGTATTCTAATTACCTCGGGAACTTTACCAACGGATTCCCTCAGCATATACTTGCAGACTCGCTGCCTTCTGAAGTGGAGAATATGTCGAATTTTGCAACGAACCGCGACTTTTTTGATCAGAGTGCAGTTGGTCCTGTGAATCAATTCACCGGTCCACTAGAAGCAGACAATGATATCAACACTGACGGAATTAATTGGGCGCTTATGAATTACGACTCACTGTGGAATATGGAATCTGCTTTGGGTCAGTATGTTTATGGAGATCCGACTAATACTGGTGTCTGGGAAGGATTTGAGTTTTAGAATTCCTAGTTCTTAGGGTGTTAGGAAGTTTGGCCAATGCAAGCATAAAAGACAAAATCATTAGGCTATCTTATGTTCCTTAATACATGTTCTCAGGCGATTGATTTTGATGTACTAAGACTTAGGGTTCTACTACCCACCAGCCAATGTACATAGAAACGTGTCTCTGACCCGAAAGCTCACAGAACCCCAAACTTCCTGACTTTACAGGTGACAAATGATGCGGCCTTTAGATGACTCTTCAACGACTTATAACCATAGACTCATATCGATGATagatatcatcatcaatgaAACGGTCTTGGGCTTACGCTTTAAGAGACCGTCAGGGGGGTCTAGAGTGCTATCATTAGAAAAAGTAATACAGTCACTATTAGATCGTagagtattattaataatatagttcaTTAGAAGGTACTGGTGGTAATAATGACAATTTGTTCCTgacctcttttccttcttggctACGGGGGCCTCCTTAATATTCCCCccttcttttataattatcaTCGAAGTAGGGTCGCGGCAAGCCGTTGAACGTAAACGGTGCCCCACTTTAGCATTCTGCCCAATGGAATGTCAGAGACAGCTAGAAGGCCAAGTGAAACGAACTCGTGTAACGGGTAATTCATAGAGATTTGGATGACTAGATAGATTTATAACTAAGCTCTGTTCCATCGCCATACAATCAGGTGTCATCCTTAGTAGCGGTTCTCAATATGTTTTGACACAACAGACTCCTGGTCCTTCATATCTGGCTCAATAATCTCACGAGCAGCAGGCTTCAGATCGTCCACCGTAGGATATGCAATCTTGTGTACAGTGTACCAAGGTCTCTCAAATAGCTTGTCCATACTCTCGAGAGACCTTCCAGAGGTTTCAGGCATGGCGAAGTAAACATAGATAAGCGAGCAAGTGGCGATGCTCAAGAAAAACATGAAAGCGCCATATCTCTCAGTCGCAGCCAACAGTGAAGGCATAGCCCGCGAACAGCCGAAATACATGGCCCAGTGCACCGCCATCAACGTTGCTACATTTATGGAGCGGATACGGATGGGAAAGACTTCGGCGGACACGAGGTATGGAATGGAGAACCATCCGATAGACCAGCCGATGGCGTGAATGTAGATGGCTGCGATAGCAGCACGACTAGCCGCCATGGTGGAGGAGCTAGACTCAATGTCCTCGGGTGTCAAGCCGTTGGTGACTTTGAGGTAAGCTCCAACGAATGCCAAAGTCAATATCTGAATGGTAATCCCAGTCATGAGGGACCGGCGTCGGCCGATGAAATCGATGACGAAAACGGAGAACAGCAGGACCGAGACAAACTTCAAAATCGCATAGCAACCTGTCGCCAGAAAACGTGCTTCAGTACCAGCGATTCCAAGATATCCAAAGATCGTTGGAGAATACTGCGTTATCGCATTTGCTCCAGACCATTGCCCAAGAACATGACATGCAAACATGAGGGTGAATCGGCGACGGTTGCTGATATCAGAGAATGTCTCTTTGACCAGATCGATGGTGTTGGCCCCAGCCACAACCTCGATTTCGTGATTGAGCTGTGACTCGATACCTTGAAACTCGGCTTGAACATAAGGATGATCCTCAGGAAGTCCTCGGAAACGTGAGAGGACAGCCAAGGCTTCTGTCTTCTTATTCTGACtcaagagaaagcgaggTGTCTCAGGAGTAAAGAATGTACCAACACCCCAGATCAAGGCGGGGATCAGTTGTAGAGCAGTGGGTAGTTGCCATTGGAGGCTCGTTCCGGCATGGTATTTCGTGACGCCGTAGTTAAAGAAGAAACCAAAGACGACACCGAGCTGTTGGCAGCATGTATACTGAAGAGTCAAGAGCCCGCGGATCGGTTGGGGAGATATCTATGAGGCATGACAGTTAGTATAGGGAGAACTGAGGTGTTGTGGAAGTAAACATACCTCTGCGATGTAGACTGAAGGAAGAACAGTAGTCGCGCCAATCCCTATTCCAGAGATGACGCGTGTGGCGTAAAGGACACCGAGATTGTTACTGAAGGTCTGACCAAAGATGCCAGCCATATACACAACAGTGAAGAACTGAAACGTTCGTGTTCTTCCAAACCGCTGCGTGAGCCACACACAACCTAGACAGCCAAATACGGCTCCCGCTGTGGCAATCGATACGATCCAGCCTTTTGTATTGGCATACTCGTGGTCGGTTTGGTTATCGATTCCGAAATGCTCTTTGAAAATGTCCATGATGACGAGAGACGCAATGTTACCTTCATCGAAACCTTTGGCAACACCTGAGAAACTCCAGACACATGTGCAAGCTAGAAGATACCAATTGAAGATTTCTCTTGGACTATCTTTGATGGCCCTTTTCGTGGCCTTGATCATATTTGGTCGCGCCATTGTGAAGAATTGAGGTCGTTGCTACCAGGAAGAAAGACGAGTAGACACGATAGCACCGATAAAATAGCAGGTTCTAGGAGCGAAAAATGCCAAGAATATATCGTTCAACGGCTTTCCTAGAGCGCAATGGCCAAAGCGTCAAAAGAAGTAATACGAAGGCGGGGATGGCCGATGATCTTAGCGTTCCCCGAACTTCCCCAGACCATTTTCCCCATGGAGTCGAACCGCCCCCTCATCGGTATTTTTCCTAGTGCTATCGGACACGACCCGGTTACGAGTTTGGAAGGGTGGATCGCTACCGGATTATTTTGCCGTGAGTGGCACTTTACCCCTCGTGATGTGTTTGACGAGTCAAGCAACATGTCGTATTGTTCGTGGAGGACGGACGCACTGATGGGGAAGATTAGGTGAGGACGGACAGGATGTGGACCGTGATGTTATTCGGCGGAAACGATATCGGCAATTGTTGGAGGTCATGAAACCTTCTGTTATGCAGAGCGTCAGATTGAGCTGTATCCAAGTGTGCTGAGCAGAAAAAATATCCTCTAAAGTTTTAGGtaagaaaaataagtagtctaagagctatagtctaagaagcataaagtgacctcccaatttcgtctcttatgcttccagtggccatttttctgataccctgagacCGAGCTGGTTGCAGTCCATTGGAGTGTACTTGAGACAGGTCCGTGGTTGGATCGAACAGCAGTACAGTATTTTCATTTGACGAGACAATATATGTGAGGTAGATTAAATCGCAACGATATAGGCATTTTAGATGGCAATTTAAAACCACCCCAAAGGATTCCAGGTTTCTCATTCAGAACACTTGACTACGGCATCAAAATAGATCCGATGTTCTCTTATTTTAGTCAATTGACACCTGCAATATCTCATGCTATTCATCTTCCTTGATCTGTTTCAGAGTCGGTGCAGCGACTGCTCCACGACAATGCCATTCCACCGTCTGAATATTCCCCTCGAGACTATCCGTGATGTACAGTGTCTTGTGCTCAGGTCCCCCAAAACAGCAATTGGTAAGATTAATTCCCTTTGATCCACTAACGATCCGTGCTTTGGGTACCCCATCCTTGTCAACCACAAAAACTGATCCAAGACTTGGATGACAGATGAAAAGATTGCCCTCCTCATCTAATGCGAGTCCATCAGGACCAGCATTGCCAAATGATTGGAAGAACACGCCAGCTTTGGAGGTTGTTCCATCTGGGTGCAGGGGTAAGCGCCAGACTTGGTTTGCTCTTGTCATGGCGACATAGAGAAAGCGTTCGTCAAGAGACAGAACGAGTCCATTTGGCGATGGACCATTGTCGAGAAGTGTATCTAGCTTTCCATCGGGTGATAGACGGTAGACTCGGCCTGTCGGGTCAGTCATTCCGGTTTGTCCTTGATCTGTAAAGTAAAGGTTTCCTTTCGAGTCGACAATTAGATCATTTGGACCCTTGAATCGTTCTAGATTCTTCCTTTTCAGCTTCGGTCCTATCTCCCCTGTCTCGGGGTCGAAAGAAAGAATTCCCTATGAGATTGATCAGCTGGGTTGTTTTGGAAAGCATGAGATGATAGATCAATGTACCTGTTTATAGTCTGCCACTAACAAATCTCCATCCACGGTCCCGACAAGGCCGTTTGGTTCGCCATCCCAAGTACAAGCAACAGACACCTGCTTCTCCTTACTAATTCTCAAGATGCGACCATAGGGTATGTCCACAACGTAGAGATTTCCAACGCTATCAAAAACAGGCCCTTCAAGAAAAATGTGCTGAAAGGAGCCTGTAAATCCCCCGCGCCATTCTGACTCTTGGCCAATGAGACGCTTATCGTCGGGGATACGAAGCCAGACGTCTGCTTTGATcactggtggtggtgggtaGAAATTCATTTTGAGGTCAATTGATGACGATAATGGCAATACGGTAGGTTTTCCAgagttgatgatggaggagTGGTATTAATTGGTATTTACGTAATTCTACATTATTTGATGAGTGACGCTGCTTATGTCTAACACGGAAGAAATCCGACAACGTTGGAACGGAGAGACAAAAGATATTACCTAATCATCTTCAGTCCGATATTGGATATTTGTTTACCCGGAGAAAGGACTAATCACAAAGTATCGGTAATTCAACGGTGGATATTGTGCTGGTCCCCACTTTGcctaccctattgtcctaTTTTTATTCTGTTATACCATCTTGAAGGTACAAACCTGAGAGGTTATATCATTATATATATTCCAAGATTTAACTACCCTTAAATTCTCATTTCCCAGGCAAATTATCCAGTTTAGACCGCAGATGTAATTTCTATTGTTGTTCATTGTCTTAACTGATGAGTTAAACTCCAATGTAGTTACCCACTTAGATATGTATAATTCCCTACTAATGCTCAGACAACCGTTGTAGTGTTAATACTTTTTGTCGCTTATATGTACTCCCATTCGAAGACAAACCTTCGCCAGTGAGTAGCTCAAGCCCCCCCTCGATACAGTTCATACTCATAGCTAGAGAACAGAAACGGGGCTACTCCCTTGAGGTCATTCTCAAACAGAGGCATACTGGCGTAATACTAAAACATGTCAGCTAGATCAGGCAAGATATACGACAAGCTAACCTCAAAAGTGCCATTGGAACTCAGGCTACCGGTTTGAACTGTCCACTCCCAAGCCAATGCCCCATCATGCGGGCGAGGCTGAGCAAACGTGGAAGTCATCAAATCGTACCCAGTCAATGCCGCCTCGAGATACTTGTCGCCCTTGATGTATCCCTTTCGGATGGCTTTGAACAAGCCGTTGACAAACATGGCTGTGCCAGAACTCTCAATGTAGTTTCCGGACTTGCCCTCCATACCAGGGTCCATGACGAGCCACCAACCCTTTGTGTTTTTGTCTTGAGACGCGACGAGGGCATCGGCTAAAGTGCGTAGGTACGTCAACAAGCGCTTCCGGCCCTCGTGTTTCTCAGGGAAGTAGTCGAGCGTGTCCACAAGAGACATCATATACCAACCCACGCCGCGACTCCAGACATGAGGTGCAGCTCCGGTTTCAGGATCTGCCCAGACTTGAGTCTTACTGGCGTCAAACCCATGAACCGGTAATCCTTTGGTACGCTTGCTAGACCTCGTTGCAGCATCGATGAGATCGAATTGTAAAGCAATGTCGTCCCATGCTGTCGTGTTATCAGGCTCAAACTCGTAGGTCCAACGAGCATAGAAGACATCCAGCATGTAAAAACCATCCAGCCACATCTGGTCAATGTAGGCAGGGTAACGATGATAGAAACCTCCACCGGGCGTGCGGCCTGTGCGATCAATCTGCTTCCGCATGTTGGTTGCAGCTTTTTTGTAAATGTCTTCCCCTGTGACGTTGTAAATGTCAAGAAAAGTGTGGCCAATGCGGATATCATCGATGGAATTGCTGTTATTGTACATAAGGACGGTGCCATCGTGCTCAGGGTAAAGGAGAATGTCAGCTCCGCGTTTGACATAGTCGAAATACTTTTTATCCCTCGTCCTCTCATAAGCCAGAAGGATCCCCGAGTAAAAGGCAGAGACTGTATAAGCAAGTGTAGGCTCAACTCCGTGCTGGATTTGAGAGTCGGCCATCCAAGTGAGATATCGCGGCTTGCCCTTGAACTGAGTATGCTTGATCTTTTCGTTGGGTTGGAAGGTGAACCATCCTTGTGGAAGTGTTGTCCCGGCAGCAAGGGCTGTGCTGGCAAAAACGCCCAGCGTAAAGAATGTGGCCTTCATAGTGCTGGCTTACTGTAGAAGAACTGCTCTGA carries:
- a CDS encoding hypothetical protein (TransMembrane:12 (i21-39o76-95i107-127o133-151i163-183o195-215i289-307o327-351i358-376o396-422i434-454o466-485i)), yielding MARPNMIKATKRAIKDSPREIFNWYLLACTCVWSFSGVAKGFDEGNIASLVIMDIFKEHFGIDNQTDHEYANTKGWIVSIATAGAVFGCLGCVWLTQRFGRTRTFQFFTVVYMAGIFGQTFSNNLGVLYATRVISGIGIGATTVLPSVYIAEISPQPIRGLLTLQYTCCQQLGVVFGFFFNYGVTKYHAGTSLQWQLPTALQLIPALIWGVGTFFTPETPRFLLSQNKKTEALAVLSRFRGLPEDHPYVQAEFQGIESQLNHEIEVVAGANTIDLVKETFSDISNRRRFTLMFACHVLGQWSGANAITQYSPTIFGYLGIAGTEARFLATGCYAILKFVSVLLFSVFVIDFIGRRRSLMTGITIQILTLAFVGAYLKVTNGLTPEDIESSSSTMAASRAAIAAIYIHAIGWSIGWFSIPYLVSAEVFPIRIRSINVATLMAVHWAMYFGCSRAMPSLLAATERYGAFMFFLSIATCSLIYVYFAMPETSGRSLESMDKLFERPWYTVHKIAYPTVDDLKPAAREIIEPDMKDQESVVSKHIENRY
- a CDS encoding hypothetical protein (SECRETED:SignalP(1-17)~CAZy:GH105), whose translation is MKATFFTLGVFASTALAAGTTLPQGWFTFQPNEKIKHTQFKGKPRYLTWMADSQIQHGVEPTLAYTVSAFYSGILLAYERTRDKKYFDYVKRGADILLYPEHDGTVLMYNNSNSIDDIRIGHTFLDIYNVTGEDIYKKAATNMRKQIDRTGRTPGGGFYHRYPAYIDQMWLDGFYMLDVFYARWTYEFEPDNTTAWDDIALQFDLIDAATRSSKRTKGLPVHGFDASKTQVWADPETGAAPHVWSRGVGWYMMSLVDTLDYFPEKHEGRKRLLTYLRTLADALVASQDKNTKGWWLVMDPGMEGKSGNYIESSGTAMFVNGLFKAIRKGYIKGDKYLEAALTGYDLMTSTFAQPRPHDGALAWEWTVQTGSLSSNGTFEYYASMPLFENDLKGVAPFLFSSYEFVFEWEYI